One Gloeobacter morelensis MG652769 DNA window includes the following coding sequences:
- a CDS encoding SAM hydrolase/SAM-dependent halogenase family protein: MPVITLLSDYGLENSTVGTIKGMLLKLCPQATLIDLTHQIRPQDLLSGRFELMTAYRSFPESTVHLAIVDPGAAMGQRAVAFRTAAYSFVGPDNGLFDGVLDIEPALEAVELSLPTSSSGRLFRGRDVFAPAAAALALDKPLAHLGRAIDPQSLARFEVDLANRRADSIHGQIQKVDHFGNLVTNIPGEWVVEQPWEIRIGGHRFNFSIDSCEIAAGKLQAQIASHGFVQLMFEGGDCARRLGVGVGQLVVMQPQLRVAR; encoded by the coding sequence ATGCCAGTGATTACCCTCCTGAGCGACTATGGTTTGGAGAACAGCACCGTGGGCACCATCAAGGGGATGCTTCTCAAGCTTTGCCCACAGGCGACCCTCATCGACCTCACCCACCAGATCCGGCCGCAGGATCTACTGTCTGGGCGTTTTGAGCTGATGACCGCCTATCGAAGCTTCCCCGAAAGCACTGTACATTTGGCCATTGTCGATCCGGGTGCGGCGATGGGCCAACGCGCCGTCGCCTTTCGCACCGCCGCGTACAGCTTCGTCGGTCCCGACAACGGCTTGTTTGACGGCGTGCTCGACATCGAACCGGCCCTCGAGGCGGTAGAACTGAGCTTGCCGACTTCCAGCAGCGGCCGCCTCTTTCGCGGGCGCGATGTGTTCGCCCCGGCGGCGGCGGCCCTCGCCCTGGATAAACCCCTCGCACACCTGGGTCGGGCGATCGATCCGCAGTCGCTTGCGCGCTTCGAGGTCGACCTCGCCAACCGCCGCGCCGACAGCATCCACGGCCAGATCCAAAAAGTCGATCACTTCGGCAACTTGGTCACCAACATTCCGGGGGAGTGGGTGGTGGAGCAGCCCTGGGAGATCCGCATCGGCGGCCACCGCTTCAATTTCTCGATCGACAGCTGCGAAATCGCCGCCGGCAAGCTCCAGGCGCAAATCGCCAGCCACGGCTTCGTACAACTGATGTTCGAAGGGGGCGATTGCGCGCGCCGCCTGGGGGTAGGGGTGGGCCAGCTGGTGGTCATGCAGCCGCAGCTGCGCGTCGCCCGTTAG
- a CDS encoding FAD-dependent oxidoreductase, with amino-acid sequence MSEQGTYPASRRFVRALSRRRVLGLLALAGAGGGLWQWRHVKTQPTIFEQDTLQLPRRTERPRRVVVVGAGLAGLACAYELSARGFAVTLVERAEQLGGKLVSWPIEVLGEKFTMEHGFHGFFPQYYNLNGLVAELQLAQNFVDLKTYAVLYRDRYAPEIFKPSSAAFPWNIVDLAVSSANRGAWGLNLASFDHWRVFQAITSFHTQLTRRPLEELSVSEWVAKNFPQGLYDLYFLPFAKSTLNAPDLLSVGEMLQFFHFYFFGNPEGLAFRGTRQDMGTSLIDPIAAAFVRNGGTLITGAQVERVRWQGGRVTSLAYRRAQDSLGAPLWVERDWTLTGPDCYYRQGERVFAVRGAAREAVSLNCTHQGCTVDRLADGRFQCPCHGATFDSEGRVVQGPARADLPRARIVEQTAEKLRLAGKDTPTQTGELEADYFVLAADVPGMRQLFERSEGEVHEGVRRQIADLAIADPFAVARFWFDRDFEWNYSDFASLSGYRLTDSITLYHHIQEQYIDWAKRTGGSVVELHAYCYKEKEFPTREALLATFESELFEIVPALREAQVLHRELLNQKNFSGYPPGSYAGRPETTTAVPNLLFAGDWVKMPFPCGLMERAVSSGFLAANAVLQREGLQRRVLLTVSPEGALRPFTQWLEP; translated from the coding sequence GCGGCGGGTGCTGGGTCTATTAGCACTGGCGGGGGCTGGGGGCGGTTTGTGGCAATGGCGCCACGTGAAGACCCAACCAACCATCTTTGAGCAGGACACGCTACAACTGCCTCGCCGCACAGAGCGCCCGCGCCGGGTGGTGGTGGTGGGGGCCGGGCTGGCGGGGCTCGCCTGCGCCTACGAGCTTTCGGCGCGGGGGTTCGCCGTCACCCTCGTCGAGCGCGCCGAGCAGTTGGGGGGCAAATTGGTGAGCTGGCCCATCGAGGTACTGGGCGAGAAGTTCACCATGGAACACGGCTTCCACGGCTTCTTCCCGCAGTACTACAACCTCAACGGCCTGGTGGCGGAGTTGCAGCTGGCCCAGAATTTCGTCGATCTAAAGACCTACGCGGTACTCTACCGCGACCGGTACGCCCCTGAAATCTTCAAGCCCAGCAGCGCGGCCTTTCCGTGGAATATTGTCGATCTGGCCGTCAGTTCCGCCAATCGGGGCGCCTGGGGGCTCAACCTGGCCAGCTTCGATCACTGGCGGGTCTTTCAGGCGATTACCAGCTTCCATACCCAGCTCACTCGCCGTCCGCTCGAGGAGCTTTCGGTCAGTGAATGGGTGGCCAAGAACTTTCCACAGGGGCTCTACGACCTGTACTTTCTGCCTTTCGCCAAATCCACCCTCAACGCCCCGGATCTGTTGAGTGTCGGGGAGATGCTCCAGTTTTTTCACTTTTACTTTTTCGGCAACCCGGAGGGTCTGGCCTTTCGGGGCACGCGCCAGGATATGGGCACCAGCCTCATCGACCCGATTGCCGCCGCCTTTGTGCGCAACGGCGGCACGCTGATTACCGGTGCCCAAGTCGAGCGGGTGCGCTGGCAGGGCGGCCGGGTAACTTCGCTCGCTTACCGGCGCGCCCAGGACAGCCTCGGTGCTCCCCTCTGGGTTGAGCGCGACTGGACACTTACCGGTCCCGACTGCTACTACCGCCAGGGTGAACGGGTATTCGCCGTGCGCGGAGCCGCCCGGGAGGCTGTCTCCCTTAACTGCACCCACCAGGGCTGCACAGTGGACAGGCTCGCAGACGGCAGATTCCAGTGTCCCTGCCACGGGGCGACTTTCGACAGTGAAGGGCGGGTCGTGCAGGGTCCGGCCCGCGCCGATCTGCCCCGGGCGCGCATTGTCGAGCAGACGGCAGAAAAGCTGCGGCTTGCAGGCAAAGACACCCCAACCCAAACAGGCGAACTGGAGGCCGACTACTTCGTGCTCGCCGCCGACGTGCCCGGCATGCGCCAACTGTTCGAGCGCTCCGAGGGCGAAGTGCACGAAGGCGTGCGCCGACAAATCGCGGATCTGGCGATTGCCGATCCGTTCGCCGTGGCCCGCTTCTGGTTCGACCGCGACTTCGAGTGGAATTACAGCGACTTTGCTTCGCTGTCGGGTTACAGGCTCACCGACAGCATCACCCTCTACCACCACATTCAGGAGCAATATATCGATTGGGCGAAGCGCACCGGCGGCAGCGTCGTCGAACTGCACGCCTACTGCTATAAAGAAAAGGAATTTCCGACCCGCGAGGCGCTGCTGGCCACCTTCGAGTCGGAGCTGTTCGAGATCGTGCCTGCGCTGCGCGAAGCCCAAGTGCTCCATCGCGAACTGCTCAATCAAAAAAACTTCTCCGGCTACCCGCCGGGCAGCTACGCCGGGCGGCCCGAGACGACGACGGCGGTGCCGAACCTGCTCTTCGCAGGCGACTGGGTGAAGATGCCCTTTCCCTGCGGCCTGATGGAACGGGCCGTCAGTTCCGGCTTTCTGGCCGCCAACGCCGTCTTGCAGCGCGAAGGACTCCAGCGCCGGGTTCTGCTTACCGTCAGCCCGGAGGGTGCCCTGCGGCCTTTCACCCAATGGTTAGAACCTTGA
- a CDS encoding aromatic ring-hydroxylating oxygenase subunit alpha: MVRTLIDIRSLTIDPNCWYAVAQSAELKTEPRSITLWGEPIALFRGADGVAHAVEDRCPHRQVKLSHGRVVAGSLECTYHGWRFDGDGRCTHVPYREGSLPGCRLRTYPVREHDGFVWLFAGDPERAHAVEPLRLPEWDHLNYIATVAPIACAAHYSYLIENLMDMHHGHLHERFQAWGAAHLEKLEEHPGRIDALYEAQSYYRIDRIWSVAQLFVPALRRAHPEALAVSYVYPHWCARLGEDFRLYCLLCPEGERSTRAYLVHFTSLEAFPDLHKLPVPFRRFVKDRCFGSAQGMLAGLIRQDVQMIEEEQRAHDRAPHRRNWEVNRALAAVQRLWRQQKKADVS, translated from the coding sequence ATGGTTAGAACCTTGATCGACATTCGTTCGCTCACCATCGACCCCAATTGCTGGTACGCCGTGGCCCAAAGTGCCGAACTGAAGACGGAGCCACGGTCTATCACCCTCTGGGGTGAGCCGATTGCCCTGTTTCGCGGCGCGGACGGGGTGGCCCACGCCGTGGAGGATCGCTGCCCCCATCGCCAGGTCAAGCTCAGCCACGGCCGCGTAGTGGCGGGAAGTCTGGAGTGCACTTACCACGGCTGGCGCTTCGACGGCGACGGCCGCTGTACCCATGTGCCCTACCGCGAAGGATCCTTGCCGGGTTGCCGGTTGCGCACCTACCCCGTGCGCGAGCACGACGGCTTTGTGTGGCTGTTCGCAGGCGACCCGGAGCGCGCCCACGCCGTGGAACCCCTGCGCCTGCCGGAGTGGGATCACCTCAACTACATCGCGACCGTCGCCCCCATCGCCTGTGCGGCCCACTACTCGTACCTCATCGAAAACTTGATGGACATGCACCATGGCCATCTGCACGAACGCTTCCAGGCCTGGGGGGCCGCCCACCTCGAAAAACTCGAAGAGCACCCAGGGCGCATCGATGCGCTCTACGAGGCCCAGAGCTATTACCGCATCGACCGGATCTGGTCGGTGGCGCAACTGTTCGTGCCCGCTCTGCGCCGGGCGCATCCCGAAGCGCTGGCGGTGAGCTATGTCTATCCCCACTGGTGCGCCCGGCTCGGGGAGGACTTTCGCCTCTACTGCCTGCTGTGCCCCGAAGGGGAGCGCTCCACCCGCGCCTATCTGGTGCACTTCACCTCCCTCGAAGCGTTTCCGGATCTGCACAAACTGCCGGTGCCGTTTCGCCGGTTTGTCAAAGACCGCTGCTTCGGCTCGGCGCAGGGGATGCTCGCGGGCCTGATCCGCCAGGATGTCCAGATGATCGAAGAAGAGCAGCGCGCCCACGACCGCGCTCCCCACCGGCGCAACTGGGAAGTCAACCGGGCGCTTGCGGCGGTGCAGCGGCTGTGGCGGCAACAGAAAAAAGCGGACGTTTCGTAA